Proteins encoded in a region of the Bradyrhizobium sp. CB3481 genome:
- a CDS encoding pyruvate, water dikinase regulatory protein, translated as MPTTGNYFHLHLVSDSTGETLITVARAVAAQYANVTAVEHVYPLVRSQKQLDRVLDEIEEAPGIVLFTLLEKDLVGRLEAKCRDINIPSLSIIGPVMQLFEAYLGAATTGRVGAQHVLNAEYFKRIDALNYTMMHDDGQHVEGLEEADVVLVGVSRTSKTPTSIYLANRGVRTANVPLVPGIPLPHQLEALKKPLVVSLHATPERLIQVRQNRLLSMGADTPNDDYIDRQAVADEVAYARKLSAKFSWAQLDVTRRSIEETAAAVLKLFTDRQRQRLAE; from the coding sequence GTGCCCACGACCGGCAACTATTTTCATCTTCATCTAGTCTCGGATTCGACCGGCGAGACGCTGATCACGGTGGCGCGCGCGGTGGCCGCGCAATACGCCAACGTGACCGCGGTCGAGCACGTCTATCCATTGGTGCGCAGCCAGAAGCAGCTTGACCGCGTGCTCGACGAGATCGAGGAGGCGCCGGGCATCGTGCTGTTCACGCTGCTGGAGAAGGACCTGGTCGGCCGTCTCGAAGCCAAGTGCAGGGACATCAATATCCCGAGCCTCTCGATCATCGGACCGGTGATGCAATTGTTCGAGGCGTATCTCGGCGCGGCAACGACGGGCAGGGTAGGTGCCCAGCACGTTTTGAATGCCGAATATTTCAAGCGCATCGATGCGCTCAACTACACCATGATGCATGATGACGGGCAGCACGTCGAAGGCCTGGAGGAGGCCGACGTGGTTCTGGTCGGCGTGTCCCGCACCTCGAAGACGCCGACCTCGATCTATCTCGCCAACCGCGGCGTTCGTACTGCGAATGTGCCGCTGGTGCCGGGCATTCCGCTGCCGCATCAGCTCGAGGCCTTGAAGAAGCCGCTGGTCGTCAGCCTTCATGCGACGCCGGAGCGGCTGATCCAGGTCCGGCAAAACCGACTGCTGAGCATGGGCGCCGATACGCCCAATGATGATTACATCGATCGTCAGGCAGTGGCTGACGAGGTCGCCTATGCCCGCAAGCTAAGTGCAAAATTCAGTTGGGCGCAGCTCGACGTGACGCGCCGCTCGATCGAGGAAACCGCCGCGGCCGTGTTAAAACTGTTCACCGATCGCCAGCGGCAACGGCTGGCCGAATGA
- the hemJ gene encoding protoporphyrinogen oxidase HemJ — translation MYEWIKALHVIAVISWMAGMLYLPRLFVYHCEAEIGSKQSETFKVMEWRLLKLIINPAMMVTWLAGLYLVWSGHWYTSPWFHAKLTLVLIMSGVHGFFVRWVKDFAADRNTKSQKFYRIINEIPTVLMIFIVILVIVKPF, via the coding sequence ATGTATGAGTGGATCAAGGCGCTGCATGTGATCGCGGTCATCTCCTGGATGGCTGGCATGCTCTATCTGCCGCGGCTGTTCGTTTATCATTGCGAGGCCGAGATCGGATCGAAGCAGTCCGAGACTTTCAAGGTGATGGAATGGCGGCTTTTGAAGCTGATCATCAACCCGGCGATGATGGTCACCTGGCTGGCCGGGCTCTACCTGGTGTGGAGCGGCCATTGGTACACGTCGCCCTGGTTTCACGCCAAGCTGACGCTGGTGCTCATCATGTCGGGCGTCCACGGCTTTTTTGTCCGCTGGGTCAAGGATTTCGCCGCTGACCGGAATACCAAAAGCCAGAAATTCTATCGTATTATCAATGAAATACCGACCGTCCTGATGATTTTCATCGTCATCCTGGTGATCGTGAAGCCGTTCTAG
- the rho gene encoding transcription termination factor Rho — protein sequence MREMKLQDLKSKTPAELVTFAEESGVENASTMRKQELMFAILKQLAIQEIDIIGEGVVEVLSDGFGFLRSPDANYLPGPDDIYVSPSQIRRFGLRTGDTIEGHIRSPKEGERYFALLKVNTLNFEDPEKSKHKVNFDNLTPLFPDQRFRLELEDPTRKDLSARVIDIVAPIGKGQRALIVAPPRTGKTVLMQNIAHSITANHPECYLIVLLIDERPEEVTDMQRSVKGEVVSSTFDEPAVRHVQVAEMVIEKAKRLVEHGRDVVILLDSITRLGRAYNTVVPSSGKVLTGGVDANALQRPKRFFGAARNIEEGGSLTIIATALVDTGSRMDEVIFEEFKGTGNSELILDRKVSDKRTFPAIDISRSGTRKEELITDPQLLKKMYVLRRILNPMGTMDAIDFLLDKLRNTKNNSEFFDSMNT from the coding sequence ATGCGGGAAATGAAACTCCAAGACCTCAAATCGAAAACGCCGGCCGAGCTCGTCACGTTCGCCGAAGAGAGCGGGGTCGAAAATGCCAGCACCATGCGCAAGCAGGAGCTGATGTTCGCCATCCTCAAGCAGCTCGCGATCCAGGAAATCGATATTATCGGTGAAGGCGTCGTCGAGGTTCTCTCCGACGGCTTCGGCTTCCTCCGCTCTCCCGACGCCAACTACCTGCCCGGCCCCGACGACATCTATGTCTCGCCGTCGCAGATCCGCCGCTTCGGTCTTCGCACCGGTGACACCATCGAAGGCCATATCCGCAGCCCGAAAGAAGGCGAACGCTATTTCGCACTGCTCAAGGTCAACACGCTCAATTTCGAAGATCCGGAAAAGTCCAAGCACAAGGTCAATTTCGACAACCTCACGCCGCTGTTTCCGGACCAACGCTTCCGCCTCGAGCTCGAAGACCCGACGCGAAAAGATCTCTCTGCACGCGTGATCGACATCGTCGCGCCGATCGGCAAGGGCCAGCGCGCTTTGATCGTGGCGCCGCCGCGCACCGGCAAGACGGTGCTGATGCAGAACATCGCGCACTCCATCACTGCCAATCATCCCGAATGCTATCTCATCGTTCTTCTGATCGACGAGCGTCCGGAAGAAGTCACGGACATGCAGCGCTCGGTGAAGGGCGAGGTGGTGTCGTCGACCTTCGACGAACCCGCCGTGCGTCACGTCCAGGTCGCCGAGATGGTGATCGAGAAGGCGAAGCGCCTGGTTGAGCACGGCCGCGATGTCGTGATCCTGCTCGACTCGATCACGCGTCTGGGCCGCGCTTACAACACGGTGGTGCCGTCATCCGGCAAGGTGCTGACCGGCGGTGTCGATGCCAACGCGTTGCAGCGGCCGAAGCGATTCTTCGGCGCCGCGCGAAACATCGAGGAGGGCGGTTCGCTCACCATCATCGCGACCGCGCTGGTCGATACGGGCAGCCGCATGGACGAAGTCATCTTCGAAGAGTTCAAGGGCACCGGTAACTCCGAACTGATCCTCGACCGCAAGGTCTCGGACAAGCGGACCTTCCCGGCGATCGACATCTCGCGCTCCGGCACGCGCAAGGAAGAGCTGATCACCGATCCGCAGCTCCTGAAGAAGATGTATGTGCTGCGCCGGATCCTCAATCCGATGGGCACGATGGATGCGATCGACTTCCTGCTCGACAAGCTCCGCAACACCAAGAACAACTCGGAGTTCTTCGACTCCATGAACACCTGA
- the mnmE gene encoding tRNA uridine-5-carboxymethylaminomethyl(34) synthesis GTPase MnmE, whose amino-acid sequence MHPRDQTIFALSSGQPPSAIALVRVSGPQAGKVVIALAGKTPSPRMATRALLRDLSQRPIDDAVVLWFPGPASATGEDVAEFHIHGGRAVLAALFATLSEFENVRPAEPGEFTRRAFENGKLDLTEAEGLDDLIHADTDRQRRQALRQLKGLLGDKARDWRARIIEASALIEAGIDFSDEGDVPAELIAPALAKVGALLTEIEEVLAEQGRSERLRDGLVIAIAGPPNVGKSTLMNQLARREVAIVSPHAGTTRDVIEVQLDLDGYPVTVIDTAGIRATDDPVEQEGVRRARARAADADLVLWLADSLDVEREGQGDTAAPVWLIRNKIDLDGEDRPVAESSDGRVFRISARRGDGLPELIAAVVGFAQIYFGSGEGGLIGRTRQRKLLQETAEALRRCVEVIEEGEELAAEELRAAAYSLGRLLGRVDVEDILDVIFREFCVGK is encoded by the coding sequence ATGCATCCGCGGGACCAGACCATTTTCGCTTTGTCCTCAGGCCAGCCGCCGAGCGCGATTGCCTTGGTGCGCGTCTCCGGCCCGCAGGCTGGAAAGGTCGTCATAGCGCTGGCCGGCAAAACGCCGTCGCCGCGAATGGCCACCCGCGCCCTGCTTCGTGACCTCAGCCAGCGGCCGATCGACGATGCCGTGGTGCTGTGGTTTCCGGGTCCGGCGAGCGCGACGGGCGAAGACGTTGCGGAGTTTCATATCCATGGCGGGCGGGCGGTGCTCGCGGCGTTATTCGCGACACTGTCCGAATTCGAAAATGTTCGGCCGGCCGAGCCCGGAGAATTTACCCGGCGCGCGTTCGAGAACGGCAAGCTCGATCTCACCGAGGCCGAAGGCCTCGACGATCTCATCCACGCCGATACCGACAGGCAGCGCCGCCAGGCGCTGCGCCAGTTGAAAGGACTGCTCGGCGACAAGGCGCGCGACTGGCGCGCGCGGATTATCGAGGCCTCCGCCTTGATCGAAGCCGGAATCGATTTCTCCGATGAGGGCGACGTGCCGGCAGAGTTGATTGCGCCGGCGCTGGCAAAGGTGGGGGCGCTGCTGACGGAGATCGAGGAAGTCCTGGCGGAGCAGGGGCGCAGCGAACGCCTGCGCGATGGCCTGGTTATCGCGATCGCGGGACCGCCGAACGTCGGCAAGTCGACGCTGATGAATCAACTCGCACGCCGCGAGGTCGCGATCGTGTCACCGCATGCCGGCACGACGCGCGACGTCATCGAAGTGCAGCTCGACCTCGATGGCTATCCAGTGACGGTGATCGACACCGCGGGCATTCGCGCGACCGACGATCCGGTAGAGCAGGAGGGTGTTCGCCGCGCCCGCGCCCGGGCGGCCGATGCGGATCTTGTGCTGTGGCTGGCGGACTCATTGGACGTCGAGCGTGAAGGGCAGGGCGACACGGCTGCACCGGTCTGGCTGATCCGCAACAAGATCGATCTCGATGGAGAGGATCGGCCAGTGGCCGAGTCGTCCGATGGCCGGGTTTTCCGCATTTCGGCCCGCCGTGGCGACGGCTTGCCGGAACTGATCGCGGCCGTAGTCGGATTTGCGCAAATCTATTTCGGGAGCGGCGAGGGCGGACTGATCGGCCGGACCCGGCAGCGAAAGCTGTTGCAGGAGACGGCGGAGGCGCTGCGCCGTTGTGTTGAGGTCATCGAAGAGGGCGAAGAGCTCGCCGCGGAAGAGTTGCGTGCGGCGGCCTACTCCCTTGGGCGATTGCTCGGACGGGTCGATGTCGAGGATATTCTCGACGTGATCTTCCGGGAGTTCTGTGTAGGTAAGTAA